The Carnobacterium divergens nucleotide sequence ACAACTGTTACTCCTGCTCGTTTTAAAGTCGGACAAATGATTGGTTCTTCTGGAACCTTGATGGGTATTGCCTTTGCAATGTACCGTCGCGTTGATTTAGACAAACGTGCAAAATACAAAACTATTTTCTTATCTGCAGCAATCGCTGTCTTTTTAACTGGCGTTACCGAACCTTTAGAATTTATGTTTATGTTTGCAGCACCTGCATTATATGGTGTTTATGCAGTTATTCAAGGAGCTTCATTCGCTTTAGCCGACTTAATTCACTTACGTGTGCATTCTTTTGGTAATCTAGAATTCATCACTCGCTTGCCACTTTCAGTAAAAGCAGGGTTAACGGGGGATGTTATCAATTATGTGATTAGTTGTTTAGTATTCTTTGCCATTTCATATTTTGTTGCTTACTATTTAATTGGACGTTTCAAAATGGCAACTCCTGGACGTAATGGAAATTACATTGACGATAGCAACGAATCTACGGATGGTGAATCTCAACCAACTGTCTCTGAGGACCAACAAGTTCAAGGAATTATCAGTGCTTTGGGTGGGGTAGAAAATATTGTCGATGTAGATGCTTGTATGACGCGGCTTCGTGTCACTGTCAAAGATCCAACTTTAGTTGGGACAGAAGCAGAATGGACGATGTTAGGCGCATTGGGTTTAATTAAAAAAGACACTGGAATTCAAGCAGTGTACGGACCAAAAGCAGATGTTTTAAAATCAGACATTAATGATGTGCTAGGTAAATAATGATGAAATTGTTAACACTGAATACACACAGCTGGTTAGAAGAATGTACTCTTGAAAAATTAGAGCTACTTGTTGAAACGTTAATTCAGAAAAAATATGACATTATTGCCTTGCAGGAAGTAAACCAATCAATTAACGCTCTTCCCCTTGAAAAAAAGAGTCGTTTTCATCAAGTCGATAACCAAAAAACACTCCGTCAGGACAATTTTGCTGCCGTACTACAAGAACAATTAGCTAAAAAAGGGCTCCAATATGATTGGACTTGGGTAGCCAATCATATTGGGTATGATCGATTTGATGAAGGGGTTGCCTTACTAAGCTTAACACCAATTGAAGACACTACTTCTTTTACTATTTCTAACGAAACGGATTATACAAACTATCAAACTAGAAAAGTTATTGGCATCAAAACAACTTTAAACAATCAAACGGCTTGGTTTTATAGCGTTCACTTTGGCTGGTGGAGTGACAACGAAAATCCTTTCAAAGAACAATGGGCTACTTTGTTAACAGCCATGCCCGAGCCTAACACACGAACTTTCTTAATGGGAGATTTTAATAGTCCTGCTACAGTCAAAAATGAAGGCTATGACTTAATTTTACGTGAAAATTGGCTTGACACTTTTCAACAAGCTAAGGAAAAAGATAGCGGAATAACGGTTCCAGCGGCAATTGATGGTTGGAAAAGTGCCACTGATGCCTTACGAATTGATTATATATTTACAAATCAACCTATCGAAATTAGCTCTTCCTTGGTTATTTTTAACGGAATCAACCAACCTGTAGTGTCTGACCACTTCGGCGTTGAAGTTCAATTTAATTTTTAAAACAAAAAAGTCCGTCTTTCTAATTAAATGGGAAAGACGGACTTTTCTTTTACAATAGTCTATGGTTTAATTAAAGAACAACCTATTTTTAAAGGAGTTTGCATGATGAGAAATAAATTATGGCCCGCTTGGATTCTCGTTTTAATAATCTATGGTCAACAAGAACTTTCTGTCTTTAAAGAAGAACGAGCACAACCTATTGAAATAACCTCGACCACCACCAATGAAGCTTCTATAGAATCAAACGATAGTAGCAACTATTCAGAAAAACTTGAGGACACCACACAAAAAGCGACACTTCTAGCCGTTCAAAAAATGAAAATCGACTACCGATCCCATCACCAAAAGTTAAAACTGAGGTATCAAGTTCAAAACAATGAAGTGAAAGCTAAAATACAGCAAAATCATGAAAAAGCTAAAGGGATAAGAGCTCAAAATAAAATCGAAGATCTTTTCCAATCAACTGACTTTTCTACCGCAACAGCAGACTCGCTTCTTAAGACGATTCAAACTGCCTATCAATTACCTGACTACACCAACTATCAAATTGAGCTTACTTTACAAGATGGCACTCAGCTTGAATTTGAAAATGACGATTAATCGCAAAAAAAAGCATTCATTTAAAAAATGAATGCTTTTTTTATTAAATTAACGCTTAAATAACATTTTGTTTAGCGTTGTTTGCGAATCATATCATATCTTTTAACAGGCGTTGTCACTTTCGTTTTCACAATCATCATCGCATTCGGTGCGCGATCAATCGCTTCATCGTCTTCATTCCATAAAACCTCAATTTTTTGATGACTATGAGTAAAACCAGGACCGTAGAATTCAACGTCGTCCCCAACCCCAAAGTTATTCCGTTGTTGAATGGTCGCAATTTTAGTTTCAGGATCATAGGCTAAGACTTGTCCAATAAACCCATAAGCTGGAATTTTACGACGTTTGCCAAATAGTTGCTCCTCTTCGGTTGGAACACCGTAATAAAAACCAGTCGATAATTCTCTTTGCGCGACTTTCCATAATTCATCTTCCCACTCTTGCTTGAAGACATAGTTATCTGGGTCCGCGCAATACGTATCAATCGCTTGACGGTAAACATTAGAGACGGTCGAAACATAGTGAATTGATTTCATCCGTCCTTCAATTTTCAAACTATCTACGCCATTTTCTACTAATTCAGGAATATGATGAATCATTGACATATCCACTGCACTCATTGAAAACTCTTCTAAAGGTTGTCCACCTACCAACGATTCACGCTCACCTGAAATCGGCATATCAAATAAATCATATTTCCAGCGACAAGATTGCGAACATCCTCCGCGATTGGCATCTCGTTGTGACATGTGATTTGATAACACGCATCGTCCAGAATACGAAATACACATCGCACCGTGGATAAACGCTTCAATCTCAACCTTCGTTTTTGAACGAATTTCTTTTACTTCCTCCATACCAACTTCACGAGCTAAAACTACACGTTCTAGACCTTCTTCACGCCAAAATTCTAACGTTTGGTAGTTCGTTGCAGAAGCTTGAGTAGATAAATGAATCGGCAAACCAGGCGCTTCTGTCGCACAAATTTCAATCAACGCTGGATCTGAAACAATCACTGCACTAATGCCAATGTCTCGTAACGTTCTAAAAAACTCTCCAGCACCTTTCTCATCGCCTTCATGTGTCACCATATTCGCTGCAACATATACTTTTGCCTTGTATTTTTTGGCAAATTCAACCCCTTCACGCATCTCATCAAAGGTAAAATTACCTGCTCGACTTCTCAATCCATAAGCATCTCCACCAATATAAACGGCATCTGCTCCATAATAAATCGCTGTTTTTAACTTTTCAAGTGTACCCGCGGGGGCAAGAACTTCAGGTTTCTTTTCAATTATTCTCATTTTCATTAACTCCTTATTATTTCACTTCATTAGGATCTTTTACAAAAAATCCTTCATCTAATTCTCGGTCTACTGGATGGTGTGCAAGAAGTTGCTGATTTAATTCTTCCATTAATTCAGGTGTCCACTGCCCTTTTTCAAAAGCCTCTTTTGCCTTCACAAAAATTTTAGCAATTTCAACAAAAGCTTCACCTTTAGTAAAAATACCGTCAAGCTTCCATTGAGTCATCCCGATATCAACTAGTTTATCCAATTCAGGCAGTAAATTAATATCATTTGTAGCAAAAATATGGGTTCCATTTATATCTTCATAAATAGAATAGTGGGTATCTGTTTTTTTAGGTTCTGAAATAAACAAACCACGTTCTTTTGACGTATCTTCGTCTTTTTTTATAAAATTAAAGTAGTTTTCTACTAATGGTCGTTTAGATTGATGAATACACGTCGCGCCATAAACAAGCATCTCAGTCGGTACCGTTACTTGTGGAGCAATTATTTTCAATTCCTCATAGGTAACTTCTCTTGCCAAAACTGCGCCAACCGCGCCCCGTTTCACCCAAAAATTAATTTGTTTGGCACTCGTTACTAAGATTTGGGCATCATACACATATGGCAACTTAATGTCTTTTGTTTTTAAAATATGAATAATCCCAGGATCGCCTACTGCAATACGGTCTACCCCGATATCCGCTAAAAAGCTTAAATAATCTGGCACAAAATCAATGCGATCATTGTGCATAATCGCGTTCACTGCTACACAAACTTCCGTATTTCCCTTGTGAGCTAACTGAACTATCTCGCTTAACTCTTCTTTTTTAAATGAGGTCGGCAAACGTAATCCGTAAAAATCCTCTCCTACATATAACGTGTTGATTCCTGCCGCTATTAATCCCCTTGCTTGCTGGATTGATTCCACTGTTGCAATCAGTTCGATCATTTTTCTTCCTCCTTCAATTTAACTCTTTCTTCCTGAGAAGCCTTATTAAATTGTTTATTTCACGAATTTAAAAACCTTTATCAAGAACTGATATACTCGCTATTTATTGAGCAAACACCTTGTCTAAACATTCTTAAAAATTCACAAAGTTTTCTTATCCTCTAAAAGCCTACCACAGGATTCATTTTCTGCCAACTCTTCTAATTAAAAACTGCCTATTTTTTGTCGGTTCTGTGACAATTAAAATAAGTAGAACTCCTAATGAAGGAATCCTACTCATTTAAAACTACTACTTATTTCTCAAGTTCATCAAATTGTAACTCAATGGTTTTAACGGTATGATTTTCTAATTCCACTACTTTAAAATGCAATCCTTGATAAGTAAATTCATCACCTATCTCAACATCGTACTTTTGACTTAAAATCCAGCCTCCAATTGTGTTAACGGAACTTTCATCATCTATTTTTACTTTTGTGATTTTTTCAATCGTTTCAAGCAACACTTTTCCAGCCACAATATAATGAGAAGCAGTTATTTTTTGAATATCTGGAATTTCATCAATATCAAATTCATCTCGAATTTCGCCAACTAATTCTTCTAAAATATCCTCGGCAGTCACAAGACCTTCTGTTCCACCGTATTCATCAAGTAAAATCGCTAAGTGACGATGTTCTTTTTTCATTTTTTCAAGCAAATCACTGATTGGAACAGTCTCCATCACTTGAATAATCGGTTGAATCAGACTTTCAATCGTATCAGTAGGTTTGAGATTTTGTTTTACATACGCATGGAATAAATCTCTTGTATTTAAGACACCTACAATATCATCTTTTGAATCCTTAATTACAGGGTAACGCGTATACTGCTCTTTTAATGAAAATTCTGCCGCTTCTTCAATCGTCATTTCACAATTCATTACAACCATTTCTTGTCTAGTAATCATGACCTCATTAGCTAAACGATTGTCAAAATCAAAAACACGGTTTAAATAGTTCAGTTCAGATTGATTAATATCGCCATGTTTGTAACTTTCTGATGCGATTAAGCGTAATTCTTCCTCACTGTGAGATTCATCGCCTTCACCAGTAAATTCAAACCCTAACATTCTTGATACGGCTCCCGCTGAATGATTTAATCCCCAAATAAATGGATACATCAATTTATAGAAAAAATGCAACGGACGAACAACGAACAAGACGACTTGCTCGGTTTTTGAAATAGCAAATGATTTTGGCACTAATTCTCCTACCACTACATGTAAAAATGTAATAATTGAAAATGAGATAGCAAAAGCTACGACTTTCGTAACCGCACCTGGAACATTTAAGTATACGAAAATGGGATGAATCGCAGCTTCAACCGTTGACTCCCCAATCCAACCTAATGCCAAAGAAGTTAATGTGATTCCTAATTGACAAGCAGACAAATACGCATCTAAATGACTGTGTACTTTTTTTGCTAACGGGGCATTTTTAACACCATCCGTTACCATTTGATCCAAACGACTAGCTCTCATCTTTACCAAAGCAAACTCTGCTGCCACAAAAATTGCAGTTGCTGCAATCAACAGCACAATACCTAAAAATCGAATTGTTAATATCATATTGGGTATAAAACCCCACACCTCCATAAAATTATCTGTAGCTCTATTGTACTATATAAGTTCCTGTAAATAAAATTTAAATTCATTCTTAGTTTAAGTCCGTTTTTCCTTTTTTATTTTATTTTTACATTTCCAATTAAGTTTTACCCCTCTATCTATGGTATACTCAAATCCTTAGAGTGTATTTTTAATTAAATTAATTATTTAGAGGTGGAACTGTTATGTTGCTCATCGGCAATCAAATTATTATTAATTTGGCACTAATTGTCAGCACCGTTTTAACTTGTTATTTCGTAGCATTAAAGTTTTCTGGAAATAGTCGCATCTTCAATCAAATTGACCTCACCAATACGCCTTTCTGGGTTATTTTTTTATTTGGCTTTTTTATTGGGCTATCCAGTTTAATTCTATCAAATAATGAGATTGTGATTTTTAATAGCTTTAAAGTGGATATGCGTTATGTATTTATTTTTTTCTCTGTTATGTATGGTAGTATTCAGCTGGGAGAAATCACAACCTGTGTGGTTGTCTTTGGAAAAACCCTACAGTACCTTTTAAGTGGTACCGGTGGTTTATCTTTCTATCTAAATAACATTTTACTAACGTTTTTATTGCTCGCCGTTTGTATTTTAGCTAAAAAGCAGCATTATTCCTGGAAAAAATCACTTATTGTCTTTTTAAGTTTTTTCATTATTTTACGAATCTTCATTTTTTCTTTTGTCTATGCCCCTCTCTTGCAACCTCAAAAACTACTTAACCTCTTTTTCTATTTCCTAATTTTCAGTAGCATTTTCCTTATCACTTATGTCATTATCAATATGGCTGTTTCCGTTACTAATACTATGAATCATTATAAAGCACGAGCTTCGACAGATCATTTAACTGGCCTTTACAATCGTCGTATTTTTAGTGCAGATTTAAGCGATACTTATATTTTAAGTAAAAAGTCAAAGCAAGCTTTTGCACTTGGCATTCTCGATATTGATAACTTTAAAATGATCAATGATACCTATGGACATCAAACTGGTGATTCAGTACTGAAGTATTTAGCAAATCAGATGCATGAATTCACTGAAAGAAAAGATATTTACATTTATCGCATCGGGGGCGAAGAATTTGCGATTTTAACGAGCCTTTCAAAAAAAGAAACCACTCAAATCTTAGCAGAATTTCGTCAGCAATTAATTTCTCATCCTTTCGTTGAAAATGGACACCCACTTCCGATTACAGTTTCAATTGGCATGACAGAATTTAATCATCTGTCTGATATTGATTCCTATGAAAACAGTGATATTCTTTACGTTCGTGCAGACAAGGCTCTTTATGAAGCTAAACGAACTGGGAAAGACAAATTGATATGGTTTTAATTTATCAAAAAAAAGCCTGTTAGAATTTATAATTCTAACAGGCTTTTTCAATTGAATTATTTTACGATTGAAATCGTTGCTACTGAACGTCCTAAGCTTAACGCTTCAGATGGTGAGCCAACTAAAATATCAATTTTATTTCCTTTGATAGCGCCACCTGTATCACATACTTTAGCCATAAAGCTTTCGCCATTGCTTGTTGTAATTGATACGATTGTGTTTAACGGTAATACGCTTGGGTCAGCTGCGATAATACGGTAACCATCAGCAGTTGTTGTTTGTCCACCGCGTACATCCGTACCATTCGCCGTAACGCCTGATTGTGAACCATCAAATGCAGTATAATAACTTGCATTAAATGTTCCTGCCGCTACGCCAGTTGTTACTGGTGCTTGTGCTACAGTTGCCGCTGGAGCTGCCGCTTCTACTGAAGGAGTTGCAACTACAGGTGCTGAAGTAAGGCTTCCACCGTTTATGATTAATTCAGAACCAATTTGTAAGGTTAATGGGTTAATGTTGTTGTTATTAGTGATTAAAGTTTGAACAGATACTCCTGTTTTTTCGCTAACATGAGATAAAGTATCATTCTTTTCGATTTGCCAGTTGCCATTAGGAAGTTCTGCTGCGTCCGCTTGATCTGCCGTTACATATAAACCTGTTACTGCTAAGCTTAATGCTGCTACCGTCGTTACTACTGTTTTCTTGAAATTCATTGAATAAATTCCTCCATCTATTATCTAGTTTCTAGTGTTGTTATTTTTTCGAGAAACATTTGCGTTGCTCGACTCCAATAAGATTAACGTATTCCTTGGGGCTTAAGGTTAACAATCTATTACAACTCTATGACGACAGTTGATGAAAAGAGGAATTTCCAAACATAATCGTTATTAAACTGAATATTCTGATAATTTATATATTCATATTTTTTGCATACAAACCGACTTAAACCCCTTTATTAAAGCAATCTCTCTTTTAGTTTTATTTTATAACATTTCATTCGTTTTTTAACTAAACCTTTTTTTTCATGTAATATTTTGATGAAAAAAAGAGACTTATTTAAAAATAAAAATGAGAATCTCGTTTTACTTATGAAAATACTATCTAATATTACGTTTATGTTACACAAATTTCGTTTAAAAAAGCGTTTTCTACTGTTCGATTAACGTTTAGGATGAAAAATCCAACAAATTTGTCAGATATTTTTGTGTAACTTAGAATAAATAGCCCCTCTCTTTTTTTTCAGTTATAATAGAAGGAAACGAAATGGAAGGAGGGATTCACTGTGACTATTTTTATCGATGCTGATGCTTGCCCTGTTAAATCAATTATTATTGATGAAGGAACGAAGCAACAGTTTAAAATTACAATCGTCACGAGTATCTCACATTTTTCAACCCTTCAACATCCACCTAATGTTCATACAATTTATGTAGATAACGGAGCCGAAGCGGCGGATTACCGAATTATGCAACTAGCTAAAAAAGGCGATTTACTCATTACGCAAGACTATGGCTTAGCTTCATTAGCGTTGGCCAAAGGATGTATCGTGCTCCACCATACGGGTTTTCAATATACTATGGAAAACATCGATCAATTATTGCAATCTCGTTATCTCAGCGCGATGGTTCGTAAAAGTGGTAAACGAACAAAAGGTCCGAAACCTTTTACAAAAGAAGATGCAGCCAATTTCAAGGAACAGTTTTTAATTGCTTTAGCAACACTCTCAGCTAACTAACTAGTCCCATGATTCACTAAAATACTAGGCAACCCACTTTAAAATGAAGCAGTTTTATTGTATGATTAGTTTAATTATTATATGAGGAGTCAATTAAATGTTTACTATTTTTAAAGTTATCATCTCAGACTTTTCAATCTTAATAACTGCTTCTTATCTTTTTTCAAAGTTAACTAAAAAAAGCGTTAATTCTGAACTCAATTTTTTCAAGAAATTTAGATTTGGAATCTATAGCGGTATTACCGGAATTCTATTGTTAATTTTTTCAATCTTCTATAATAATGAATTTATGATTGACTTACGTTTAGTTCCAATTGTAATATCTAGCTTTTGGGTAGGAGGAGTTTCTCCTTTTGTAGCGAGTGTCATTATTGGATCAGGTCGTTATTTTTATGATTTTTCTGATAAGGGGCTTCGTTTTTTTATTTTGTATCTCTTCATTGGCATTAGTCAGATTTTTATTAGCAAGCTCTTTAAAGAGTATCCTCCAGCGAAACGACTCTTCTTAATTTTTGCTACTATTCAAGTTCCTGTTATTTTAAATTTTCTTTCTTACTCAGGAAATTCTTTACCTAATTGGTTGCTTATTTTTGCTTCGGTTAGCTATAACACCGTCGGAGTTATTCTAAACAATCAATTTTTAAAAGATATGGAGGATCGAAAAGTATCCTATCAAAAGTTAGAAAAAGCTTCTACTATGGACTATCTAACTAAAATTCCAAATCGATTTTCTTTTGATAATCAATTAAAAAAAGATTTAGCTGACCAAGAATCAATCCTTTTATTTCTTTTAGATATTAACAACTTTAAAAAAATCAACGATTTTTATGGACATGCGATTGGGGATGCGGTTTTAATCCATTTTTCAGCAATTTTAAACGAGCATCCACAAATCCATGGTCGAATTTACCGACTAGGTGGCGATGAGTTTGCAATTTTGCTTCCTAAACGTGACCTTCATGCTTCAATTGAAGATTTTCGTTCCCTCATCAAGTCTTTAATCAGGGAAAATCCCTATATTGAAGAAGCTTACGAATTAATTCCCCTATCTACTTCTGTTGGAATCGGGATATCTGATGTTGAAAGCAATAGCGGTCTGTTGTATATTTCCGCAGATAAAGACTTGTATCAAGACAAAGCGCAACAAAAAAAAGACTTAGGAGGTTCACTATGATTACAACTCTCGGACAAATCATGCTTTACGTTGAAGATCAAAAAGCCGTTGCCCAATTTTGGATAGAAAAAATTGGATTTGTTATCTTGGCCGAAGAACAAGTAGATAATGGCTTTTATTGGATTGAAATTGCACCTACAAAAGAAGCTACCACAAGCATAGTGCTACACAATAAGGCTATGATTGCAAAAATGCAACCTGAACTAAACTTAGCTACTCCCTCTCTATTATTTGATTCAGCTAATCTTGATGAAACCTATCGGATTTTTAAAGAAAAGGGTGTTACGGTGGGCGATTTGGTTACGATGCCTGGTCGTCGCGTGTTTAATTTTTCTGATAACGAAGGAAACTATTTTGCGATTCAAGAAAAGTGAAAAAAGCTATTAAACATAAGAAAAAGGAATTTTTCTTTGTTTAATAGCTTTTTCGTTAGCTTCTCAGCATTCATTCTATTCCTGTTTTAATTAGTTTGTTGCTGATAATAATTCAAATTTACTGTAATCTTGCATTTTTAAGTTTGCAACAAAATCAGCATTGTTTGAATCTACAGAAGCCGTTGCGCCTTTATTAACAACAATAGATGAACCTTTGATATTCCAAGTCGTTTGCACGGCACCTTGACGGTCATAAACACGTACTCTACTTGGTTTTTCAATTGCTACAGTTGTTTTCAATGATGTTTTTGTAAACAACGGCGCTGCAAGATTGGTATTTTCAATCACAACTGATTTAGAACGATCTATGTTGAACGCTGTATCCGCTGCACTTGAAATGACACCTGTTTTCGCTGCACCTACAACATTAAATGTTGCACCTCGAGAAAGATTCACTTGTGATCCACCTTTTGGTAACGTCAACGTTTGTTTTGTAGCACTTGTTGATTGGAAATCGACAACTGCTTTTGAACCTGCATTAATTTCTGCTACTTCGCCTTTAAGAGATTTTGTCATTGTTGCTACAGGACCTTCTGCTACAATTTTAACTGAAGCATTGTCTTCAACCATTATTTTATTGATGTAACCGCCAAATACAGGGTGAAGTTTATTTTTTACTTCTAAATCAACAACTGCACCATTTTTTACAATTGCTTGTCCATCTGCGACTTTAAATTTGAAGGCAGCACGATCATGAACACTGTTTGATGCTACGCCTGTTACTTTAGAGTTTTCAGCAAAAACTACATTTTTTACCCAACCAATTTCATCTTCTGTATCAAATGTATTTTCCCCTTCAAATGTCAAGGTTCCTTTGTCTAATTGAACAAATGTTTCTCCATTAAAAACATTGTCTTTTGACACGAAATCCCAACCAAGACACCCTTTAAAGAATGTTCCTAGTGAGCGTTTTGTTACACTAACATCTGCTCCTGTTAACGTAAATGTTGCTGAATTTTTTGAAGAAATTGCTGCTGAAATGTAATACTTGTTTAAGTTGATAGTCACCCCTGGATTTGAGTACATATGAACATCACGCATTGGAACACCCGTAATCGCTCCTGTAAATTCAATATTATCGGCAACTTCAATTGCTGTAACTGAAGCGTCTTTTAAAGCTGCTTTTAGTTCAGCAAAATTGGTTACCACTGTTGCGCCTTCAACTTTAACCACTTCTTCAGTTGCTACACCCTCTGCTTGTGCTCCTTGTTGTGCTAATACTGCACTTGCAGTTGTTGCTAGCATTGCAATCAATGCTAGTTT carries:
- a CDS encoding pectate lyase-like adhesive domain-containing protein codes for the protein MKKIRLRKGFTKLALIAMLATTASAVLAQQGAQAEGVATEEVVKVEGATVVTNFAELKAALKDASVTAIEVADNIEFTGAITGVPMRDVHMYSNPGVTINLNKYYISAAISSKNSATFTLTGADVSVTKRSLGTFFKGCLGWDFVSKDNVFNGETFVQLDKGTLTFEGENTFDTEDEIGWVKNVVFAENSKVTGVASNSVHDRAAFKFKVADGQAIVKNGAVVDLEVKNKLHPVFGGYINKIMVEDNASVKIVAEGPVATMTKSLKGEVAEINAGSKAVVDFQSTSATKQTLTLPKGGSQVNLSRGATFNVVGAAKTGVISSAADTAFNIDRSKSVVIENTNLAAPLFTKTSLKTTVAIEKPSRVRVYDRQGAVQTTWNIKGSSIVVNKGATASVDSNNADFVANLKMQDYSKFELLSATN
- a CDS encoding YusW family protein, giving the protein MRNKLWPAWILVLIIYGQQELSVFKEERAQPIEITSTTTNEASIESNDSSNYSEKLEDTTQKATLLAVQKMKIDYRSHHQKLKLRYQVQNNEVKAKIQQNHEKAKGIRAQNKIEDLFQSTDFSTATADSLLKTIQTAYQLPDYTNYQIELTLQDGTQLEFENDD
- a CDS encoding peptidase U32 family protein translates to MIELIATVESIQQARGLIAAGINTLYVGEDFYGLRLPTSFKKEELSEIVQLAHKGNTEVCVAVNAIMHNDRIDFVPDYLSFLADIGVDRIAVGDPGIIHILKTKDIKLPYVYDAQILVTSAKQINFWVKRGAVGAVLAREVTYEELKIIAPQVTVPTEMLVYGATCIHQSKRPLVENYFNFIKKDEDTSKERGLFISEPKKTDTHYSIYEDINGTHIFATNDINLLPELDKLVDIGMTQWKLDGIFTKGEAFVEIAKIFVKAKEAFEKGQWTPELMEELNQQLLAHHPVDRELDEGFFVKDPNEVK
- a CDS encoding endonuclease/exonuclease/phosphatase family protein, whose product is MMKLLTLNTHSWLEECTLEKLELLVETLIQKKYDIIALQEVNQSINALPLEKKSRFHQVDNQKTLRQDNFAAVLQEQLAKKGLQYDWTWVANHIGYDRFDEGVALLSLTPIEDTTSFTISNETDYTNYQTRKVIGIKTTLNNQTAWFYSVHFGWWSDNENPFKEQWATLLTAMPEPNTRTFLMGDFNSPATVKNEGYDLILRENWLDTFQQAKEKDSGITVPAAIDGWKSATDALRIDYIFTNQPIEISSSLVIFNGINQPVVSDHFGVEVQFNF
- a CDS encoding GGDEF domain-containing protein; the encoded protein is MFTIFKVIISDFSILITASYLFSKLTKKSVNSELNFFKKFRFGIYSGITGILLLIFSIFYNNEFMIDLRLVPIVISSFWVGGVSPFVASVIIGSGRYFYDFSDKGLRFFILYLFIGISQIFISKLFKEYPPAKRLFLIFATIQVPVILNFLSYSGNSLPNWLLIFASVSYNTVGVILNNQFLKDMEDRKVSYQKLEKASTMDYLTKIPNRFSFDNQLKKDLADQESILLFLLDINNFKKINDFYGHAIGDAVLIHFSAILNEHPQIHGRIYRLGGDEFAILLPKRDLHASIEDFRSLIKSLIRENPYIEEAYELIPLSTSVGIGISDVESNSGLLYISADKDLYQDKAQQKKDLGGSL
- a CDS encoding VOC family protein; its protein translation is MITTLGQIMLYVEDQKAVAQFWIEKIGFVILAEEQVDNGFYWIEIAPTKEATTSIVLHNKAMIAKMQPELNLATPSLLFDSANLDETYRIFKEKGVTVGDLVTMPGRRVFNFSDNEGNYFAIQEK
- a CDS encoding GGDEF domain-containing protein, producing MLLIGNQIIINLALIVSTVLTCYFVALKFSGNSRIFNQIDLTNTPFWVIFLFGFFIGLSSLILSNNEIVIFNSFKVDMRYVFIFFSVMYGSIQLGEITTCVVVFGKTLQYLLSGTGGLSFYLNNILLTFLLLAVCILAKKQHYSWKKSLIVFLSFFIILRIFIFSFVYAPLLQPQKLLNLFFYFLIFSSIFLITYVIINMAVSVTNTMNHYKARASTDHLTGLYNRRIFSADLSDTYILSKKSKQAFALGILDIDNFKMINDTYGHQTGDSVLKYLANQMHEFTERKDIYIYRIGGEEFAILTSLSKKETTQILAEFRQQLISHPFVENGHPLPITVSIGMTEFNHLSDIDSYENSDILYVRADKALYEAKRTGKDKLIWF
- a CDS encoding hemolysin family protein, producing MILTIRFLGIVLLIAATAIFVAAEFALVKMRASRLDQMVTDGVKNAPLAKKVHSHLDAYLSACQLGITLTSLALGWIGESTVEAAIHPIFVYLNVPGAVTKVVAFAISFSIITFLHVVVGELVPKSFAISKTEQVVLFVVRPLHFFYKLMYPFIWGLNHSAGAVSRMLGFEFTGEGDESHSEEELRLIASESYKHGDINQSELNYLNRVFDFDNRLANEVMITRQEMVVMNCEMTIEEAAEFSLKEQYTRYPVIKDSKDDIVGVLNTRDLFHAYVKQNLKPTDTIESLIQPIIQVMETVPISDLLEKMKKEHRHLAILLDEYGGTEGLVTAEDILEELVGEIRDEFDIDEIPDIQKITASHYIVAGKVLLETIEKITKVKIDDESSVNTIGGWILSQKYDVEIGDEFTYQGLHFKVVELENHTVKTIELQFDELEK
- a CDS encoding YaiI/YqxD family protein, which produces MTIFIDADACPVKSIIIDEGTKQQFKITIVTSISHFSTLQHPPNVHTIYVDNGAEAADYRIMQLAKKGDLLITQDYGLASLALAKGCIVLHHTGFQYTMENIDQLLQSRYLSAMVRKSGKRTKGPKPFTKEDAANFKEQFLIALATLSAN
- a CDS encoding peptidase U32 family protein; translation: MRIIEKKPEVLAPAGTLEKLKTAIYYGADAVYIGGDAYGLRSRAGNFTFDEMREGVEFAKKYKAKVYVAANMVTHEGDEKGAGEFFRTLRDIGISAVIVSDPALIEICATEAPGLPIHLSTQASATNYQTLEFWREEGLERVVLAREVGMEEVKEIRSKTKVEIEAFIHGAMCISYSGRCVLSNHMSQRDANRGGCSQSCRWKYDLFDMPISGERESLVGGQPLEEFSMSAVDMSMIHHIPELVENGVDSLKIEGRMKSIHYVSTVSNVYRQAIDTYCADPDNYVFKQEWEDELWKVAQRELSTGFYYGVPTEEEQLFGKRRKIPAYGFIGQVLAYDPETKIATIQQRNNFGVGDDVEFYGPGFTHSHQKIEVLWNEDDEAIDRAPNAMMIVKTKVTTPVKRYDMIRKQR
- a CDS encoding 3D domain-containing protein — protein: MNFKKTVVTTVAALSLAVTGLYVTADQADAAELPNGNWQIEKNDTLSHVSEKTGVSVQTLITNNNNINPLTLQIGSELIINGGSLTSAPVVATPSVEAAAPAATVAQAPVTTGVAAGTFNASYYTAFDGSQSGVTANGTDVRGGQTTTADGYRIIAADPSVLPLNTIVSITTSNGESFMAKVCDTGGAIKGNKIDILVGSPSEALSLGRSVATISIVK